CAATACATGCTGCGGTCCTGTTGGGGGTTACCTTAAAACGGGCGCAAATATAGACGGATGGCCTTCCGTGCCACGGCTTCTTTTCAACCGGTGTTCATGACACTCAATCCCTTGCCAGACAAGGCTTTCCGAACGACTCAGCCCTGAGGCCTCCACGGGGTGTCGGCTATGCCATGCAGTTTCCCGAGGTGCCGGGCGAGCACGAAGAAGTAATCCGAGAGGCGGTTGAGGAAGCGCACCAGGGCAGGGTCGACATCGCTGCTTGCCGCGAGGAGCACCACGCGGCGCTCGGCCCTGCGGCACACGGTGCGGCAGATGTGCGCCTGCGATGCAGCAGGGTGGCCGCCGGGCAGGATGAAGCTGCGCATCGGCTCCAATTCCTTGTCCATTTCGTCCATGGCGCGCTCGAGCTCGGAGATATTCTTGTCACCGATGGCGGGAACGTTGAAGCGCTTGCGCTCTTCGTTGCTGCCGCTGGCCAAGTGCGAGCCGATGGTGAAGAGCGTTTCCTGGATCGTGATCAAACGCTCTGCATGATGCGGCGCCGCGAGGTCGCGCAGCATGCCCACATGACTGTTCAGCTCATCCACGGTGCCGTATGCTTCAATGCGGGCATCGTCCTTGGACACGCGCGCGCCGCCGAGCAATCCGGTCTGGCCTTGGTCGCCGGTGCGGGTATAGATCTTCATGCGTTCGAGGCGAGCAAGGTACCTGTCAGCGCAACAAGGCGACATGGCCGTGCACTTCCTCCTGCGCGAATTCCAGGATGTACACGTAGATGCCATCCGGAGCCATCTGTCCGGCAACGGTGCCATCCCAAGGCTCATTGCCTGCGGATTCAAAGACCTGTTCACCCCAGCGATTGAAGATGCGGATGGATGGCCCTTGGCATTCAGCCGGACCGACCACTTGGAAAACATCGTTGATCTCGTCGCCATTCGGCGTGAAGACATTCGGGACGAAGTATCCGGCGGCGATCCCGGCGAAGCTCGCGTCCACTTCAACCGAAGCCGTATCGGCGCAACCATTGGCATCGCCTGCGATGAGCGTGATGATATAGCTGCCGCCCTCGATGTAATCGTGGTCCGGGTCCCGCTCAACGGAAACCGCGCCATCGCCGAACGACCAATTGAAAGAAGCGGCCCCGGTGCTTGAATTGTTGATCCGGAGCTCTTGGGTGCAGGGTTCCATGGATGCAGAGAAAGAAGCGGTCGCCGGTGCCTGTATCGTGATGATAGCACTTGCCGTGTCGGTGCAGCCGAGTTCATTCGTGGCCACCAGGAGGATCTCGTAGGTCCCGGGCGACGCGAAATCATGCACCGCACTTGTCCCCGCTTCCCCATCGCCATAATTCCAGAGCACGCTGCTGGAGAATTGGCTCTGGTCCTCGAGGTGGACATCGAGATGGCAGCCGGTTGAATCGCTGAAGGCTGCCAGCGGCGGTTGGGAGATCTCGACCACGGCCCAAGCGGAGTCGGCGCAGGGCGATCCGGGGTCAGCGATCAGCAGGACAGTGAAGCTCCCGATGCCGAAGGCGTGGGTCGGGGATTCCAGCACGGACGTGCCGCCATCGCCGAATTGCCAAGAGTACCCGCTCGTCCAAACGCTGGTGCTCATGAACGTGCGTTCGTTGGAGCAGCTGTCGCCAAGGATCTCGAATGATGCGATGGGATCCGCTCCGATGCTGATGTTGAACGCAGCAGTATCGGAGCAGCCATTGGGGCCGTATGCCACTAGGGTGATGATGTAATCACCGGGATCAGCATATCCGTGGGTAAGGCTTGGGTCCGCAGCGAACGTGCCATCGCCGAGGTTCCAATTGAGCGTGTTGGCGAGGATGCTTTGGCTGGTGAGGTTCACCTGCATGCCGCAATCGGTCACGGCAGTGAATTCAGCTTCAGGCGGCTGGAGCGCATTCACGGCCGCGGTTAAAGTGTCCGCGCAAGCCGAGCCCGGGTCAGCGATCAGGGTCACCACGTACGCACCGAAGGATGCATAGGTGTGTGTTGGGTTGAAGCCGGTCGCCGAGCTCCCGTCACCGAACTGCCAGGTCACCGTGGATGCGCTGGAGGCAGAGGCATCGAAGGTGAAGGTGGTTTGGCAGGAATCTCCGAGCACGCTGATCGAGGCCAACGGCGCCGGCTCAACGGAAACGCTCTGGACCGCGCTGACTTGGCATCCGGACGCGCTGGTGACCGTGAGGGTAATGTCGTAATCACCGGGCGATGCGAACGCATGGGTCGTGTCCGGCGTGTTGCCGAAGGAACCATCCCCGAAGTCCCAGATCCACGATACGGCACCGGTGCTCAGGTCGGTGAGCACCACGGTCTGATCGCATCCGGTGGTGGTCGAGAACACGGCGATCGGCGCCTCATCCACCGTCACCACGGTCATGGCCGTATCCGCGCAGGCCGATCCAGGAGCCCCGATCAGCATGACATCATATGAGCCCGGAGCGAAAAGATGAGTCGGGCTCGGCAGAGCGGAGGTCGTCCCGTCACCGAAATCCCAGCTCCACGAAGAGCCGGCCGTTGAGGTATTGTTGAATTGGATGAGCCCGGTGCAGGGATCACCATCCACCTCGAACGACGCATCGGCGCCATCCTCAATGGTAATGGTCGCGCTCATGGTGTCCGACAGGCACGTGGATCCGGCAACGAGCGTCACGGTGTACTGGCCGGAGGCGGTGAACGCATGGGATGGCTCTGCATCCGTTGATGTTCCTCCATCGCCGAAGCTCCACTCATAGGCCGTCGCACCGATGCTCGTATTGATGAAGCTTATCGCATCGCCCACGCACACGGCGGGCGGCATGGAGAACATCGCATCAATCGGTGCGGAGTTGGCTGTTATGTACGCAGGCTTGATCAGGGTCAGCGTATCACCGCAGGCCACCACGCGCAAGGTCACATCATACACGCCGGCCGAATAGGTGTGCAAGGGCGTGGGGTCGTTGGTCACCGTGCCGTCGCCGAGATCCCATTCCCACCAGGTGCCCAGGCAGGTGCTGTCAACGAACAGGTAGGTATCGCAGGAGCCTTGCGGGATGGCAGTGAACTCGATGAAGCCGGGCGTGGTGGTGGAGCCCGGAGGCTCGCCTTCGATGGCGTTTGGCAAGGGGGGCCTGCAGCCCGCGGCCGTGATGAAGACCGCATCATGGTTGTATCCGATGCCCGCCAAGGCCGGAGCATCAGGGAAGGCCACCTCGGCCATGTAGTCATGGTTGTAGTTCATGGCTACGTAGATGCGGCCGTTGCCCGCAAGCTCGGTCATGGTCAGGTAGCGTCCCATGTTCGCGTCGATGATGTCCACCGCCCCGCCGGGAACTTGCACCCGCCCGAAGTCCATCGCATCGTTGTTGCCGTTGCCCACGAAGTACACATAGCCTCCTGCCGGCGAGAATTGGATGCCGTTGATCGGGTCGCTGCTCACCGAGTGGCCCTGCTGGTTGGTGAGCGTTCCGGTTTGGAGCGCGAGGTCCCAGACCACGATGTCCGGCTCCGTCGGGGCGGTGGTGAACACGCTCATGGCTAGGCGCGTGTTGTCAGGCGAGAGTTCGATCTCGTTGAAGTTGTAAACCGTGCCGTTAGGCGACACACTGGCGATGACAGTAGGAGGCCCGATGCCGGTTTGCGAGATGAGGCAGCGCACCACCTCATACGCTGGTCCGTTGCGCACGCTGCTGAATAGCCATCGGCAGCCGTTGTTCAGCTGGTGGCTGATGGCCATGCCTTCGGTGAAGCCGGTGCCGATGAGGACATTCTTCTGGGTCACATCGCCGAGCCCGCCGTTCAAGGACATGTCCACGATGGAGTAGAACAGGTCACCCGCTCCCGTGAGCAAATGGAACACGTAGTAGCGATCGGGGTGGCAGGGAATGGGGCAGATGGCGGATTGGAGCGTGCTGCTATGCCCATTCAGCCCGAACCCGTTCGGCATCTGGTTCAGGTTGGCATCAAGGACCCTGATCTCGTTGGCGCTGGAGACTGCGTTGCAGAAAAGGAGGTTCCCGGCGGCATCGGTCATGGCGTTCACGTCCTCTTCGCCCCCGGTGCCGAAGCCTGTGATCAACGGTCCTACTGTTGGGACCGGAGTCGTGAGGTCCATCATGCGCACGCCATCAACGCCGCGGACAGGCCAGCGCTGCAGCTGGCCGCTTGCCATGAGCGCCCAGGCGCACAGGAGCAATCCGTGGAGGCTTCTCATGAGCATGTTCGGTAGCAAGACGAATGCATGCGGGGAATGATGCCTCATCGGGAGCTACCGCACCAGCACCACCCAGCCATGCTTCGCATCGCCGAGGCGCGGTCTCATGATGTATGCGTACACGCCTTCAGGCGCAGGCGCTCCGCCATGGCGACCATCCCAGCCGTCCTCGGCGTTCCCTTCCCACACCAGTTGCCCCCACTTGTTATGGATGCTCATCACCGGTGACTCGCAAGGTTCAGGGCCTTTGACGCGAAGCACGTCGTTCACCCCATCGGCGTTGGGGCTGAAAGCGTTCGGCACGTACCACGCCACCGGGATGATGCCATAGCCCGCATGCAGCGTGAGCACGAAGGTGTTCTCGCACCGGTCGCCGGGATCGGTGGTGAGTCGCACATCAAAGGCTCCTTCGCTCTGGAAGATGTGCACGGGGTGGTACCACGAGCTGGTGCTGTCACCATCTCCGAATTCCCAATGGAAGCGCTCGCCACCGTCCGTGGTGTTCACGAAGTAGGTTCGTTCATCGCAGGGATCGCTGTTCGTGTGGAAGGACGGGACCCCGGCGGGAAGCACGGTGATGATCGAACGCGCGGTATCCATGATGCAGCCGTTGCGCGCGACAAGCGTGATCGTCCTTGATCCATGCTGCGGATAGGCGTACGCGGGGTCCATTGCGCTGCTCGTTCCGCCATCACCGAAGAACCACGTTGACGCTGTGGAGAGTTCCGATGCATTCACGAATTGCACCGGCGCGCGCTGGCATACGGTATCGGGGTGCGCGAAGGAAGCGGTCGGCTGGATGCCATCGACGGTGATCAGGTCCGGCTGGAGCAGCTCGTGCGCGTGTCCGCAAGCGGTGACGCGCAAGCGGACGCTGAAGGTTCCCACCCCGTAATGGTGCACGGGCTCTTGGGCCTGGCTGGTCCATCCATCGCCGAAATCCCAGAGCCATGCGGTGCCATTGCAACTCTTGGGCACGAAGCGGTGCCCTTGGCAATCGGGCTGCGCCACGGCCTCGAACGCGGCATGCTGGGGCGCTGGGGCCGTGCCGGGCGGTTCCCCTTCGATGCTGTTAGGGAAAGAGGGTATGATGCCCCAGCCCAGGAAGGTGATGGCGCCGGGGTCGTAGGCTACATCACTCGCCGCATCGGCATCGGGCTGGGCCACTTCAGCGATGGTGGTTGTGCCTAAGCCGCGCGATCCCACGTAGAGCCTGCCGTTGGCGGCGCTTTCGATGTGCATGATCCACCAGCCGATCGCCGGGTCGATGATGTGGGCGGAATGCGTGGCCAGGTCCACGCGGCCGAAATCGTTGTTCAAGGCATCGCCGTTGCTCACGAAGTACAGGAACCGGCCGAGCGGGGAGAACTCGATGCCGCTCACGGTGCGCGCGCTCACGGCGAGCTGCTGCAGGCCTGAGAGCTCACCGGACTCGGGATCGAGGTCCCACAGCGCGATGTCGCCTGCGCTGCTCGGCGCACTGCCCGGCAGGCTCACGGCCAGCCGATCGTTAGCCGGGGAGACCTTCAACGTGCTCCACCAGTGCGCTGCGCCGTTGGGTGCGCAAGTGCCGATCATGGTCGCATCATCGATCCCCGTTGCCGAGATCCGCGCGCGCAGGATCCGGTATCCGCCTTCATCCACGCGGAAGGTGTAGAGCCAACGGCAGCCGCCGATCAACTGGTGCGAGACCGCGATGCCTTCGCCCACGTCGTTGAGCAGGAGCCGGTTCTTCTCGATCACCGCTCCCTGGCCTCCGTTCGCAGCGGCATCGATGATGCTGAAGTAGTGCCGATGCAGGTCCGCGTCGTGATGGATGAAGAAATACTGTCCCGGATGGCAGGGCCGCGGCACGATCGCGCTGGCCTGACTGCTGCTGTTGCCCCAAAGGCCGGCGCCGTTGGCGAGCAATTCGCCGTTCTGCTTGCGCACGGCGATCTTCCCATCGCTATCGACAGCGGTGATGAAGAGCACATCGCCCTGCGCGTCGGTCATCAGGTTCACATCTTCAGTGCCGCCCAATCCGAAGGAAGGGATCAGCGATCCGAGGACGGGCTCAGGAGCGGAGAGGTCGATCAACCGTACTTCACCCGATCCCGTGCGGATCGGCCATTTGCTCAATTGCGCCTGCACATCGGCAACGCCGAGCAACGCAGCGATCGCGACGAGCCGCCTATGGTGGGCACGGGCCATTTCGGTATGCGAATGTAGAGGATGCGCCTCGGCGTGGGAAGGCCTGCAGGGCGTGGAATGAACAGCGGATCGTGGCCCGGTCAGTAGCGGAGGCGGAAGTGCTCCTTCGCCTGCCCGCCGCGCAGGAATACCAGCCCCATGCCGTACAGGTCGATGGTGACGGTGACCCGGTGGTGCTCCTTGATCCGTGCCCAAGCGGCTTCCATGCCGCGGCTCCAGTGGATGTCGTCGATCACGATCACTGTGGCGTCATGCGACTTGGTCAGGCATTGCTCGAAGTAGGCCATGGTGGGTTCTTCGGCATGATGCCCGTCGATGAAGGCCAGATCGATCCGGCCCATGCGATGAAGGGCTTCGGGCAAAGTGCGGTGGAAACTGCCCAGCACGGGCACGATGTTTCGCTGCTTCAATTGCTCGAAATGATGCAGTGCGATCCGCTGAACCTGCGGGCAGCCTTCGATGGTGGTCACGGTGCCGTTCTCTGCACCCTGGGCCAGGTACAGCGTGGTGAGCCCGAAGCTGGTGCCGAGCTCAAGCACCTGGCGCGCGCCGGTCATGCGCGCCAATCGCTGGAGCAACTGCGCCTGACGGGCGGGTTTCATGCAGGCACGCGCCATTTCGGCCACCCTGCGCACGGCCTTGTCCGAGACCCGCGAGCCGGCGCCCAGGTCGTTCACGGTAATCTCCTGATCGCTGTCCAACAGGTCCTGGCGGAGCGCTTCGATCGCAGCATGCTCGGGCAAAGCGGGGCGTGCGCGCAGCACATGCTCGATCAGGTCGAACACGAAAGGACTGTGCACGCCATGCCGATTGCGCGCCTTCACCAGGTGCGCGAACCAGCTGCTCACACGGACGGTCTCCATCGGCGGCGAAAGTAACGGGCGCGGATCCGATCACTTCAGCGAGTCGCGCAGCGCCTCGCGGAACCTCGGGAATCTCCAGAGGTCGTTGTGGTGCGCCCCTTCCACGATGATGGCTTCGCGATCCACGTGGCCGGGAACGGCGGCGTACAATTTGAGTGCGCAGGAGAGCGGCACCATCGGGTCGTTGGTGCCATGGAAGATGCGCACAGGGCACAGGACGCCGCGTATGGCTTCTTCATTCCGGAACGGGTAGCGCAGGATCCATCGGTAGGGGAAGAGCGGGAGCTGCGACCAGCACACATCGATCAGGTTGTTGAACGGCGTTTCGAGCAGCAGCATGCGGGCACGGCGATGCGCAGCGATGGGCGTGGCCAGCGCGCTGCCGAGCGAGCGCCCGTAAAGCGTGATGCGCTCAGGCCCTGCTTGATCGGCGAGCCAATCGTGCCAGGCCACGGCGTCGTCGATGAGCGCACGCTCGCTGATGCGCCCCTTGCTCTTGCCGTATCCGCGCGGGTCGGGCATCAGCACATCGTGGCCCAGGGCAACGAAGCGCGAGGCGCTGCGCCCCCAGCGCTTGAGGTTGCCGGAGTGCCCGTGGAAGTAGAGGATGACGCCCCGAGGAGCACGCGCCTTGAACCACAATGCATGGAGCCGGGCGCCATCAGGCCGGTCGAGCCAGCATTGCTGATAGCGCCCGCCGAAGCGGTAGCGATAGTGCAGCGCCGTGTCGTAGCGCAGGAAGATGAACCGTTCCTGGAGGATCCAATAGAAGGCCAGCGCGCCGCACCATGCGAGCAGTGCGATGCCCAGCGCGCTCAGGAGCCATGCCATGCGGCGAAGGTACCGGGGCCAAGGGGCCTTCTCCCTCAGAAAGGATAGCCGATGCCCAGATTGAAATTCACCTCGGGCCGGTAGCGGTAGGCGCTGCCGAGCAGATCGCTCACGCGCGCCTCGTGCTGCTCTTTCGGTTCGAAGAGCCAGCGCTCGCCTTTCGGCAAGGAGGGGTCCTTGGTCTGCAATCCCACATCGATGCGGACGATGAAGAAATCGAAGTTGAAGCGCGCGCCTGCACCGGTGCCCACGGCCAGTTCACTCAGGAAATCGCTGCTGATCGCCGAGCCCGGCCGCTGCGCGTTGGGCTTCAGGTTCCACACGTTGCCCACATCGGTGAAGAAGGCGCCCTCGAGGAATCCGATCAGCTTGAAACGGTACTCGGCATTGGCTTCAAGGCGCATCTCGCCGATACGGTCGTAGGCCGAGAGCGGCTCGCTGAAGGAACCCGGGCCCACCGATCGCGCCCGCCATGCACGGAGGCCGTTGGCGCCGCCCACGAAGAAGCTGCTCTCGAAAGGCAGCACGCCCAGGTTGCCGTATGGCAGCGCCGCGCCGCCGGCCACACGGAACGCCACGCTGCTGCGGTCATGCAATTTCCTCCGCCACCGGGCATCGAGCTCCCCTTTGATGAACTCCGCGTAGCGCACGCCGGCCACCGTCTTGAATGATTGCCCGGTGCTGTCGGTGGCGCTCTCGGCCATGAGCAACAGCAACGGATGGCCCGCCCACTCGGCCACCGCGCGCAGGTAGAAGGCGTTGCGCGCCTTGGCCGCATCGGGCGTGCTGTGCACCAGCGTTGCGCGCATGCTGGCGATCAAGTGGTCGGTGTAGCTGTTGAGCAGCACCGGGTTGCGCGCTTGCTCGAGGTAGTTGCGGAAGCCCGGCGAGATGCGCGGGATCTTGATGGTGTTCACCTCCAAGGGGAAGAGCCCGATGGTGTTGGCTCGCGATTCCTGCCACTGCAGGCCGATGCTCATCTTCACCAGGTTGCGCGTGAAATCCGGCCGTTGCTGGAAGTTGTACAGCGCGGTCAGCAGCAATTGGCTGCTGCTGTTCTTGCTGAAGAGGCCTGCGAAGGGGCGCGGCAATGAAAAGGTGACCTCCGGCCCGATGCTCAAGGTGTTGAAGGCGGTGAGGGCGCCCACGTCCCCGGTCGATTCCTCGGTGCCGCCAGAGCCCGCGATGCGCTGTTGCGCCTCGAAGCCCACGGTCATTTGGGCTTGCAAGGAGGCCAGCGTGCGGAAGATGTTGCGATGCCGGTAGCCCACGTTGATCGAGGTGCCCAAGGCGCCGCCCCGGTTGGTCACGAATCCTTCGGTGCTCACGGTCTGGTGCTTGCCGGGCAGCAGCGTGATCCGCGCATCGGTCAAGCCGCGCTTGCCGATGCCGGTGGTGTCGAAGCTGATGTCTACGCGATCGAAAGCGCCGGTGCTCACGAGCCTGCGGTAGGTGCCGGCGACCTTTCCCTGGTCGAACCGGTCATTCGGATGCAGGAACACCGGGTGCAGCAGGGCCTTGGGCTTGAATCGCATGCGCCCTTGGAACAGGAAGATGGCGCCGCCTTCGCGCAGGGTGTCAACCGGGGCCACGCTTCCGCGCACAGGCCTGAAGGTGCTGATGTACACGTCGCGCAGATCGAAGGAGGTGCCTTCGGCGGTACCGGCAAGGCCCCGCTCCTTGGGCGCTCCGGGCCGCTCGAGGCTGAGCACGAGGTCCGCTTGGTGGCTGCCCACGGTGGTGTCGGCGCGATACTGGATCAGGTCGCGCGTGAAATAGAGGTAGCCGTTGCCGCGCAGGGCATCGGTGATGCGCTCGCGCTCCTGATCGAGCAGGTCTCCATCGAAGCGCAGCCCTTCGCGGAGCAGGCGCTTGTCCCATTCGGCCTGCACCAGGGAACGGATGCGCTCATCATCCACATCGAAGCGGACCCCTCGCAATCGATAGGGCATGCCCGGCTCGGCCGTGTAGGTGACCCTGGCTTTCGGCCGGTGCAGCTTCCGTCCCCACCAGGCCCTATCGCGCAGCGCAACCTCGCTCGATACGCGGGCATGGAAGTAGCCTTCCTTCGAGAGGTAGAGCTCCATCTGGTCCGTGGTGCGCCCGGTGAGCACGCTGTCCAGGATCACCGGAGGCTCGCCCACCGTTTCGCGCAGCCATTGCGCGCGCGTGCGACGGTAGGCCAGGGTTTCGCGTCCCTTCGCGCGCCGCCGCACGTTGATCCGGTCGATGCGCGCATCCTTCTTCGCCTGCCACTGCTTCATGCGCTGCGGGTCGGGCAGGTTGTGCATGTTCAGGTAGAAGGGGATGGCCAGCACGCGCTTGTTGGGCTTCTGCTTGATGATGGTCTCCAGCTCGGAGCCTGGCACCTCGCTCGCGCCGATCACCCGCATCCGGGTGCGCGAGACCAGCACCTGATCCTCGGCCAACCGGCGCGTGGGGTCGCAGCCATTGAGCAGGACCAATGCCGTGAGCCCTGACAGGATATGCCGCGAGGTGCGCCCCAAGGAGCAGATGGTGCTGCCTACTTTGCGCGACCGGCTTGGCGCGCGCAGCGCAGGCATGGCCAAATATATCCGCACGTTGAGCACCCGGTTGGAATGGCGCGCCGTCAGGGCGCTGCACCAGAAGAAGATCCGGCAGGAGCAAGGATCGTTCCTGGTGCAAGGACCGAAGCTCATCGCGGAGCTCCTCGCATCATCATGGCGGGTGCGCTCCATCCATTTAGCCGACGGAGAGGCCCATGATTTCCCCCGGGAACTGGTGCACGTGCATCCGCCGCATGAGCTCGAGCGCATGGGCACGCTCGAGAGCGGGAATACCATGATCGCCGTGGCCGCGATGCCCGCACCCATGCCCATAGCGCCGCTTGCGGAAGGTGAGCTCGTGCTCGCCCTCGATGGCATCGCGGACCCGGGCAACATGGGCACGCTGCTGCGCATCGCCGATTGGTTCGGTGCGCGCCGTGTGCTGTGCAGCCCCGATGGCGTGGAGGAATTCAACCCGAAATGCGTGCAGGCCAGCATGGGCTCGCTCTTCCGCGTGGCGGTGCAGCGCTGCGATCTGCCGCGCGAGCTCGACCGGCTCCGAGCCGAGGGGGCCGCGCTCTACCTCGCAAGCATGGAAGGCGATGATGTCTTCACCACGCGATTGCAGCGGCCGGCCATACTGATCCTCGGAAGTGAATCGCATGGGCCGTCGCCTGCGGTGCGCGGGAT
The DNA window shown above is from Flavobacteriales bacterium and carries:
- a CDS encoding RNA methyltransferase, producing the protein MAKYIRTLSTRLEWRAVRALHQKKIRQEQGSFLVQGPKLIAELLASSWRVRSIHLADGEAHDFPRELVHVHPPHELERMGTLESGNTMIAVAAMPAPMPIAPLAEGELVLALDGIADPGNMGTLLRIADWFGARRVLCSPDGVEEFNPKCVQASMGSLFRVAVQRCDLPRELDRLRAEGAALYLASMEGDDVFTTRLQRPAILILGSESHGPSPAVRGIGARTIAVPRAGAAESLNVAMAASALCMEFLRQARTP
- a CDS encoding gliding motility-associated C-terminal domain-containing protein, whose translation is MARAHHRRLVAIAALLGVADVQAQLSKWPIRTGSGEVRLIDLSAPEPVLGSLIPSFGLGGTEDVNLMTDAQGDVLFITAVDSDGKIAVRKQNGELLANGAGLWGNSSSQASAIVPRPCHPGQYFFIHHDADLHRHYFSIIDAAANGGQGAVIEKNRLLLNDVGEGIAVSHQLIGGCRWLYTFRVDEGGYRILRARISATGIDDATMIGTCAPNGAAHWWSTLKVSPANDRLAVSLPGSAPSSAGDIALWDLDPESGELSGLQQLAVSARTVSGIEFSPLGRFLYFVSNGDALNNDFGRVDLATHSAHIIDPAIGWWIMHIESAANGRLYVGSRGLGTTTIAEVAQPDADAASDVAYDPGAITFLGWGIIPSFPNSIEGEPPGTAPAPQHAAFEAVAQPDCQGHRFVPKSCNGTAWLWDFGDGWTSQAQEPVHHYGVGTFSVRLRVTACGHAHELLQPDLITVDGIQPTASFAHPDTVCQRAPVQFVNASELSTASTWFFGDGGTSSAMDPAYAYPQHGSRTITLVARNGCIMDTARSIITVLPAGVPSFHTNSDPCDERTYFVNTTDGGERFHWEFGDGDSTSSWYHPVHIFQSEGAFDVRLTTDPGDRCENTFVLTLHAGYGIIPVAWYVPNAFSPNADGVNDVLRVKGPEPCESPVMSIHNKWGQLVWEGNAEDGWDGRHGGAPAPEGVYAYIMRPRLGDAKHGWVVLVR
- a CDS encoding alpha/beta hydrolase codes for the protein MAWLLSALGIALLAWCGALAFYWILQERFIFLRYDTALHYRYRFGGRYQQCWLDRPDGARLHALWFKARAPRGVILYFHGHSGNLKRWGRSASRFVALGHDVLMPDPRGYGKSKGRISERALIDDAVAWHDWLADQAGPERITLYGRSLGSALATPIAAHRRARMLLLETPFNNLIDVCWSQLPLFPYRWILRYPFRNEEAIRGVLCPVRIFHGTNDPMVPLSCALKLYAAVPGHVDREAIIVEGAHHNDLWRFPRFREALRDSLK
- a CDS encoding cob(I)yrinic acid a,c-diamide adenosyltransferase produces the protein MKIYTRTGDQGQTGLLGGARVSKDDARIEAYGTVDELNSHVGMLRDLAAPHHAERLITIQETLFTIGSHLASGSNEERKRFNVPAIGDKNISELERAMDEMDKELEPMRSFILPGGHPAASQAHICRTVCRRAERRVVLLAASSDVDPALVRFLNRLSDYFFVLARHLGKLHGIADTPWRPQG
- a CDS encoding class I SAM-dependent methyltransferase, encoding METVRVSSWFAHLVKARNRHGVHSPFVFDLIEHVLRARPALPEHAAIEALRQDLLDSDQEITVNDLGAGSRVSDKAVRRVAEMARACMKPARQAQLLQRLARMTGARQVLELGTSFGLTTLYLAQGAENGTVTTIEGCPQVQRIALHHFEQLKQRNIVPVLGSFHRTLPEALHRMGRIDLAFIDGHHAEEPTMAYFEQCLTKSHDATVIVIDDIHWSRGMEAAWARIKEHHRVTVTIDLYGMGLVFLRGGQAKEHFRLRY
- a CDS encoding PKD domain-containing protein, producing MRSLHGLLLCAWALMASGQLQRWPVRGVDGVRMMDLTTPVPTVGPLITGFGTGGEEDVNAMTDAAGNLLFCNAVSSANEIRVLDANLNQMPNGFGLNGHSSTLQSAICPIPCHPDRYYVFHLLTGAGDLFYSIVDMSLNGGLGDVTQKNVLIGTGFTEGMAISHQLNNGCRWLFSSVRNGPAYEVVRCLISQTGIGPPTVIASVSPNGTVYNFNEIELSPDNTRLAMSVFTTAPTEPDIVVWDLALQTGTLTNQQGHSVSSDPINGIQFSPAGGYVYFVGNGNNDAMDFGRVQVPGGAVDIIDANMGRYLTMTELAGNGRIYVAMNYNHDYMAEVAFPDAPALAGIGYNHDAVFITAAGCRPPLPNAIEGEPPGSTTTPGFIEFTAIPQGSCDTYLFVDSTCLGTWWEWDLGDGTVTNDPTPLHTYSAGVYDVTLRVVACGDTLTLIKPAYITANSAPIDAMFSMPPAVCVGDAISFINTSIGATAYEWSFGDGGTSTDAEPSHAFTASGQYTVTLVAGSTCLSDTMSATITIEDGADASFEVDGDPCTGLIQFNNTSTAGSSWSWDFGDGTTSALPSPTHLFAPGSYDVMLIGAPGSACADTAMTVVTVDEAPIAVFSTTTGCDQTVVLTDLSTGAVSWIWDFGDGSFGNTPDTTHAFASPGDYDITLTVTSASGCQVSAVQSVSVEPAPLASISVLGDSCQTTFTFDASASSASTVTWQFGDGSSATGFNPTHTYASFGAYVVTLIADPGSACADTLTAAVNALQPPEAEFTAVTDCGMQVNLTSQSILANTLNWNLGDGTFAADPSLTHGYADPGDYIITLVAYGPNGCSDTAAFNISIGADPIASFEILGDSCSNERTFMSTSVWTSGYSWQFGDGGTSVLESPTHAFGIGSFTVLLIADPGSPCADSAWAVVEISQPPLAAFSDSTGCHLDVHLEDQSQFSSSVLWNYGDGEAGTSAVHDFASPGTYEILLVATNELGCTDTASAIITIQAPATASFSASMEPCTQELRINNSSTGAASFNWSFGDGAVSVERDPDHDYIEGGSYIITLIAGDANGCADTASVEVDASFAGIAAGYFVPNVFTPNGDEINDVFQVVGPAECQGPSIRIFNRWGEQVFESAGNEPWDGTVAGQMAPDGIYVYILEFAQEEVHGHVALLR
- a CDS encoding BamA/TamA family outer membrane protein, with protein sequence MPALRAPSRSRKVGSTICSLGRTSRHILSGLTALVLLNGCDPTRRLAEDQVLVSRTRMRVIGASEVPGSELETIIKQKPNKRVLAIPFYLNMHNLPDPQRMKQWQAKKDARIDRINVRRRAKGRETLAYRRTRAQWLRETVGEPPVILDSVLTGRTTDQMELYLSKEGYFHARVSSEVALRDRAWWGRKLHRPKARVTYTAEPGMPYRLRGVRFDVDDERIRSLVQAEWDKRLLREGLRFDGDLLDQERERITDALRGNGYLYFTRDLIQYRADTTVGSHQADLVLSLERPGAPKERGLAGTAEGTSFDLRDVYISTFRPVRGSVAPVDTLREGGAIFLFQGRMRFKPKALLHPVFLHPNDRFDQGKVAGTYRRLVSTGAFDRVDISFDTTGIGKRGLTDARITLLPGKHQTVSTEGFVTNRGGALGTSINVGYRHRNIFRTLASLQAQMTVGFEAQQRIAGSGGTEESTGDVGALTAFNTLSIGPEVTFSLPRPFAGLFSKNSSSQLLLTALYNFQQRPDFTRNLVKMSIGLQWQESRANTIGLFPLEVNTIKIPRISPGFRNYLEQARNPVLLNSYTDHLIASMRATLVHSTPDAAKARNAFYLRAVAEWAGHPLLLLMAESATDSTGQSFKTVAGVRYAEFIKGELDARWRRKLHDRSSVAFRVAGGAALPYGNLGVLPFESSFFVGGANGLRAWRARSVGPGSFSEPLSAYDRIGEMRLEANAEYRFKLIGFLEGAFFTDVGNVWNLKPNAQRPGSAISSDFLSELAVGTGAGARFNFDFFIVRIDVGLQTKDPSLPKGERWLFEPKEQHEARVSDLLGSAYRYRPEVNFNLGIGYPF